In Flavobacterium sp. WV_118_3, one DNA window encodes the following:
- a CDS encoding bifunctional riboflavin kinase/FAD synthetase: MKVFSSIQEFKTNTRTVVTLGTFDGVHLGHRSILEKVMASSKKMQAESLLLTFFPHPRMVLQQDSDIKLLNTIDEKIILLREFGIENLIIHPFDQSFSRLTAEEFVKNILVDQFNICKIIIGHDHRFGRNRTATIDDLIRFGEEYGFEVEQISAQEIDDVSISSTKIRNALAEGNVALANSYLGYHYFFTGTVVKGNQLGRTINFPTANFKIEEDYKLIPQNGVYIVSSVINDQVVPGMMNIGVRPTVEGVALTVEVNYLDFDGDLYGQKLSVSIYEKIRDEQKFPSLDELKKQLALDKQTAKNYFLERENKSL, encoded by the coding sequence TTGAAAGTATTTTCATCAATTCAGGAATTTAAAACGAATACCAGAACGGTAGTTACGCTGGGAACGTTCGATGGTGTCCACTTGGGACACAGAAGTATATTGGAAAAAGTAATGGCCAGTAGTAAAAAAATGCAGGCCGAAAGTTTATTGCTGACCTTTTTTCCGCATCCAAGGATGGTGTTGCAACAGGATTCGGATATTAAATTACTGAATACAATTGATGAGAAAATTATTTTACTTCGCGAATTCGGAATCGAAAATCTGATTATTCATCCGTTTGATCAGTCGTTCTCAAGGCTAACAGCGGAAGAGTTCGTGAAAAACATACTGGTCGATCAGTTTAATATCTGTAAAATAATTATCGGTCATGATCATCGATTTGGACGAAACAGAACGGCAACCATTGATGACCTGATTCGGTTTGGGGAGGAATATGGTTTTGAAGTGGAACAAATCTCGGCTCAGGAAATTGACGATGTGTCGATCAGTTCGACCAAAATACGAAATGCATTGGCCGAAGGAAATGTGGCGCTGGCCAATTCGTACCTCGGATATCATTACTTTTTTACCGGAACAGTGGTAAAAGGAAACCAATTAGGAAGAACCATCAATTTTCCGACTGCCAATTTTAAAATCGAAGAAGACTACAAGCTGATTCCGCAAAATGGGGTCTACATCGTGTCGTCTGTAATTAATGATCAGGTTGTGCCCGGCATGATGAATATCGGAGTACGGCCAACGGTAGAGGGTGTAGCGTTAACCGTAGAAGTGAATTACCTGGACTTTGACGGTGATTTATACGGACAAAAACTAAGTGTTTCCATTTATGAAAAAATCAGGGACGAACAAAAATTCCCTTCTCTTGACGAACTGAAAAAACAATTGGCACTGGATAAGCAAACAGCCAAAAACTATTTTTTAGAAAGAGAAAATAAATCACTTTAA